The following are encoded in a window of Brachyhypopomus gauderio isolate BG-103 chromosome 18, BGAUD_0.2, whole genome shotgun sequence genomic DNA:
- the LOC143482200 gene encoding NACHT, LRR and PYD domains-containing protein 3-like isoform X3, with translation MSVSGKQHTQKGESMTKRKRSHSPEPSCVSMESDLSMEPPYRFRKRDSSTEFSMIQDKRSDSPESSCVSMKSDRSMDHPRKFRLEVDPTEFSVHKEESVPIYGEHGESIYKELEHKVISLVKKELKRIKKILSPDYPACSGGEMEDEEDHSSVKEGVLKITLHVLRNMNQTDLANKLQTKLVSVYQQELKDKLLNKCKRINEGISQHGSSTLLNEIYTELYITEGGSGDVNNEHEVRQIETASRRPATQETPINCNDLFKDKPIRTVLTKGVAGIGKTVSVQKFILDWAEGRANQDVLFIFPLPFRELNLMKEKWFSLMNLLHHFFPETKQLQLIYCNNYKVIFIFDGLDECRLPLDFENNESVWDETEPTSVDVLLTNLIKGNLLPSALLWITSRPAATNQIPPECVDLVTEVQGFSGPQKEEYFRKRISDQSLANRIISHLKSSRSLYIMCHIPVFCWIAATVLETMLGEAESGEIPKTLTQMFTHFLIFQIKHKNRKYHGKTDTDIDQTRNIVLGLGKLAFQQLEKGNLIFYEEDLRECGIDVKEASVYSGVCTQIFRKETGLHLGCKVFSFVHLSVQEFLAAVYAFLSFISNNNNNVLEQKKRKKNKEGIFSISNVLMCAVDKALQSENGHLDLFLRFLLGLSLESNQTLLQGLLTHTGSSSHSKEETVKYIKEKIRENLSPEKSINLFHCLNELKDDSLEQEVQTYLKRGGTSCIHGASLSPAQWSALVFVLLNSEEELNEFDLSKYEKSEKCLLRLLPVVTASRKAVLSDCSITEEGCAALSSALRSNSSSQLMELNLTNNKPGDSGVKQLSALLEDPHCTLEKLQLKCCSITEEGCAALCSALRSNPSSHLRELYLNHNKPGDSGVKQLSALLEDPHCKLEKLHLYNCSIPEEGCAALCSALRSNPSSHLRELNMKYNKPGGSGVKQLTALLEDSHCKLETLQRMVEEGWSYEP, from the exons ATGAGTGTCTCTGgaaaacagcacacacagaaaggAGAAAG CATGACTAAGCGTAAGAGATCGCACTCACCtgaacccagctgtgtgtccatgGAGAGTGACCTGTCAATGGAGCCTCCATATCGCttcagaaagagagacagttctactgagttcag TATGATTCAGGATAAGAGATCCGACTCACCTGAATCAAGCTGTGTGTCCATGAAGAGTGACAGATCAATGGACCATCCACGTAAATTCAGACTGGAAGTGGAtcctactgagttcag TGTGCACAAAGAGGAATCAGTACCTATCTACGGAGAGCATGGGGAGTCCATATACAAG GAACTGGAGCACAAAGTCATCTCTCTGGTGAAGAAGGAGCTGAAGAGAATTAAAAAGATACTGAGTCcagattacccagcatgctctgggggagagatggaggatgaggaggatcacAGCAGTGTCAAAGAGGGGGTGTTGAAGATCACACTGCATGTCCTGAGgaacatgaaccagacagacctcgctAACAAACTACAAACCA aGCTGGTCTCTGTATATCAGCAAGAGCTCAAAGACAAACTACTGAATAAATGTAAAAGAATTAATGAAGGAATCTCACAACATGGAAGCTCAACCcttctgaatgagatctacacagagctctacatcacagagggagggagtggagacgtcaataatgaacatgaggtgagacagattgagacagcatccaggagaccagcaacacaggagacacccatcaactgtaatgacctctttaaagacaaacccatcagaacagtgctgactaaaggagttgctggaattgggaaaacagtctctgtgcagaagttcattctggattgggctgaaggaagagccaatcaggatgtcctcttcatatttccacttccttttagggagctgaaCTTGATGAAGGAGAAATGGTTCAGTCTGATGAATCTGCTTCATCACTTTTTTCCAGAAACAAAACAATTACAGTTAATATACTGTAACAATTACAAAGTCATTttcatctttgatggtctggatgagtgtcgACTTCCTCTAGATTTCGAGAAcaatgagagtgtgtgggatGAAACAGAACcgacctcagtggatgtgctactgacaaacctcatcaaggggaatctgcttccctctgctctcctctggataacctctcgaccagcagcgaccaatcagatccctcctgagtGTGTTGATCTGGTAACAGAGGTACAAGGGTTTAGTggccctcagaaagaggaatacttcaggaagagaatcagtgaCCAGAGTCTGGCCaatagaatcatctcacacctgaagtcatcaagaagcctctacatcatgtgccacattccagtcttctgttggattgcagccactgttctagagacaatgttgggtgaagcagagagtggagagatccccaagactctgactcagatgttcacacacttcctgatcttTCAGATCAAACACAAGAACAGAAAGTACCATGGCAAAACTGATACTGATATTGACCAGACTAGGAATATTGTTCTGGgactgggaaaactggctttccaacagctggaaaagggcaacctgatcttctatgaggaagacctgagagagtgtGGCATTGATGTCAAAGAAGCGTCAGTGTACTCAGGAGTGTGTACCCAGATCTTCAGAAAGGAGACTGGGTTGCATTTGGGTTGCaaggtgttcagctttgtgcatctgagtgttcaggagtttctggctgctgtatatgcatttctctccttcatctccaacaacaacaacaacgtgttggagcagaaaaagagaaaaaaaaacaaagaagggATTTTCTCAATATCTAACGTCCTTATGTGtgcagtggacaaggccttacagagtgagaatggacatctggaccttttcctccgcttccttctgggtctctcactggagtccaatcagactctcttacaaggcctactgacacacacaggaagcagctcacacagcaaagaggaaacagtcaagtacattaaggagaagatcagggagaatctctctccagagaaatccatcaatctgttccactgtctgaatgaactgaaagATGATTCTCTAGAGCAGGAAGTCCAAACATACCTGAAGAGAGGAGGTACCAGTTGTATCCATGGAGCCAGTCTttctcctgctcagtggtcagctctggtgtttgtgttgctgaactcAGAAGAGGAGCTTAATGAGTTTGACCTGAGTAAATATGAGAAATCAGAGAAATGTCTACTGAGACTGCTGCCAGTGGTCACAGCATCCAGAAAAGCTGT tctgtctgactgcagtatcacagaggaaggctgtgctgctctgtcttcagctctgaggtcaaactcCTCATCACAATTGATGGAGCTGAATCTGAccaacaataaaccaggagactcaggagtgaagcagctctctgctctactggaggatccacactgtacactggagaaactaca GTTGAAGtgctgcagtattacagaggaaggctgtgctgctctgtgttcagctctgaggtcaaacccctcatcacacctgagagagctgtaTCTGAaccacaataaaccaggagactcaggagtgaagcagctctctgctctactggaggacccacactgtaaactggagaaactaca TCTGTATAACTGCAGTAttccagaggaaggctgtgctgctctgtgttcagctctgaggtcaaacccctcatcacacctgagagagctgaatatgaaatacaataaaccaggaggctcaggagtgaagcagctcacTGCTCTACTGGAAgattcacactgtaaactggagacactaca